One genomic window of Bacteroidota bacterium includes the following:
- a CDS encoding ATPase: MKTPFTFGKIAADEDFTDREVEVEKLVFNFISSVNTIIISPRRWGKSSLVIKAAGVVTGKRKDIRFCFIDLNNVRTEEQFYQHYATKVLKASSTKAGVILENAKKFMGRIVPKITFSPVPGTDFNIGFDWQEVKKHPDEIIDLPEKIAAGSKLQFVVCIDEFQNFSGFEDPLAFQNKMRSHWQKHHNVSYCLYGSKRHMMMNVFASPSMPF, translated from the coding sequence ATGAAAACACCTTTTACTTTTGGAAAAATAGCTGCAGATGAGGATTTTACTGATAGGGAAGTTGAAGTTGAAAAGCTGGTATTTAACTTCATTTCTTCAGTAAATACCATCATCATATCTCCCCGCAGGTGGGGAAAATCTTCACTTGTGATAAAAGCTGCCGGTGTGGTCACCGGGAAAAGAAAGGATATTCGATTTTGTTTTATTGATCTTAATAATGTCAGAACAGAAGAACAGTTTTATCAACATTATGCGACTAAAGTACTTAAAGCCTCATCAACAAAAGCCGGGGTTATACTAGAGAATGCAAAAAAATTCATGGGCCGGATTGTACCTAAAATTACATTCAGTCCAGTTCCGGGAACGGATTTTAACATTGGATTTGACTGGCAGGAGGTAAAAAAGCATCCTGATGAGATAATTGATCTCCCTGAAAAGATAGCTGCTGGAAGCAAACTACAATTTGTTGTCTGCATTGACGAGTTTCAGAACTTCTCCGGATTTGAAGATCCACTTGCTTTTCAGAATAAGATGAGATCACACTGGCAGAAGCATCATAATGTTTCTTATTGCCTCTATGGGAGCAAGCGTCATATGATGATGAATGTTTTTGCTTCACCATCTATGCCTTTT